In Clarias gariepinus isolate MV-2021 ecotype Netherlands chromosome 1, CGAR_prim_01v2, whole genome shotgun sequence, one DNA window encodes the following:
- the LOC128533360 gene encoding uncharacterized protein LOC128533360 produces MSHSSDEDTIKKKMKLTFDYRRNMVLDPMQSSDILTVFPRFKDIKGLIEQDFVLMFGEGVSGKLLEKWTTAFKKKVIQQCKKLPSTSDLEELLLAAASPTGDSEEGVNFGWDSDLSSIILLLHLIPPSAQGRKRPGKVSASQAEKHLVVFKKSGTNIEEHLREITAVAQPYLLAVGPQKNSVHNYFIVLDRHAIPCKSTSSLGAVDELFKAHFVFGTSYNLMLHNMYTFIQTTVYNIDVGKVKESPRVAEVRARLLS; encoded by the exons ATGAGCCATTCCTCTGATGAGGACACCATcaagaagaaaatgaaattgACATTCGACTATCGCCGTAACATGGTTCTTGACCCCATGCAGTCCAGTGATATATTGACAGTCTTTCCACGATTCAAAGATATTAAAGGCTTG ATTGAGCAAGACTTTGTTCTGATGTTTGGAGAAGGAGTGTCAGGCAAGCTACTGGAGAAGTGGACCACTGCATTCAAGAAAAAAGTGATTCAGCAGTGCAAAAAGCTTCCAAGCACCAGTGATTTGGAAGAACTACTGCTCGCAGCTGCATCTCCTACTGGTGACTCAGAAGAGGGTGTTAACTTTG GCTGGGACAGCGACCTCTCTTCTATAATACTTCTGTTGCATCTGATCCCACCTTCTGCCCAAGGCCGGAAAAGACCAGGAAAGGTGTCTGCCTCTCAAGCAGAAAAACACCTTGTTGTCTTCAAGAag AGTGGAACAAACATTGAGGAGCATCTTCGAGAAATTACAGCTGTTGCTCAACCCTACCTCCTGGCCGTGGGACCTCAGAAGAATTCAGTTCACAACTACTTCATCGTTCTTGATCGGCATGCCATTCCATGCAAGTCAACCTCTTCTCTTGGTGCCGTTGACGAACTGTTTAAGGCACACTTTGTTTTTGGAACATCTTACAACCTTATGCTACACAACATGTACACTTTCATTCAGACCACTGTGTACAACATAGATGTtggcaaagtgaaagagagtCCTCGTGTTGCTGAGGTTAGAGCACGGCTGCTTAGCTAG
- the LOC128523730 gene encoding zinc finger protein OZF-like yields the protein MTNQEETQTDLHHCLECGKSFSQKKGLTAHQRIHRQEKPHQCSKCGKSFTCKYRLQRHQHVHTGKKPYQCPECGKSFSQERYFSAHQLIHSQGKPHQCSQCGKRFLNKYHLKQHQHTHTGEKPHQCSQCGKSFSQERYLTAHQLIHSQGKSHQCSQCGKSFVNKRGLKLHEYMHTGEKLHQCSQCEKSFINKHRLRQHQRSHTGVKPHQCSQCGKSFAIIRDLKIHEYIHTGEKPHQCSQCGKSFNQKYYLKKHQRIHSGDKPFHCSQCGKSFNQKDSFKQHQRIHTGDKLLHCSQCGKGFNQKDSFKKHQRVHTGDKPFHCSQCGKSFSRKDSLKQHQRIHTGDKPFHCSQCGKSFTQSSTLVQHQRIHTGEKPYYCSMCGNNFSRISSFNKHLCMH from the coding sequence ATGACGAATCAAGAAGAAACTCAGACAGACCTTCACCACTGCTtagagtgtggaaagagttttagtcAAAAGAAGGGTCTCACAGCACACCAGCGCATCCACAGACAAGAAAAACCACATCAGTGCTCAaaatgtggaaagagttttacttGTAAATACCGTCTCCAGAGACATCAGCACGTTCACACAGGAaagaagccgtatcagtgcccagagtgtggaaagagttttagtcAAGAGAGGTACTTCTCAGCACACCAGCTCATCCACAGCCAAGGCAAGCcacatcagtgctcacagtgtggaaagaggtTCCTTAATAAATATCATCTCAAACAACATCAGCACACtcatacaggagagaagccgcaTCAGTGCTcccagtgtggaaagagttttagtcAAGAGAGGTACCTCACAGCCCACCAGCTCATCCACAGCCAAGGCAAGTcacatcagtgctcacagtgtggaaagagttttgtTAACAAGAGAGGTTTAAAATTGCACGAATACATGCATACAGGAGAGAAGCTgcatcagtgctcacagtgtgaaaAGAGTTTCATTAATAAACATCGTCTCCGACAACACCAGCGCTCTCATACAGGAGTGAAGCCGCACCAATGCTCACAATGTGGAAAAAGTTTTGCTATCATAAGAGATTTGAAAATACACGAGTACATccatacaggagagaagccacatcagtgctcacagtgtgggaagagttttaatcAAAAGTATTATCTCAAGAAACATCAGCGCATTCACTCAGGAGACAAACCGTTTCACtgttcacagtgtgggaagagttttaatcAAAAGGATTCTTTTAAgcaacaccagcgcattcacacaggggACAAACTGCTTCACtgttcacagtgtggaaagggtTTTAATCAAAAGGATTCTTTCAAGAAACATCAGCGCGTTCACACAGGAGACAAACCGTTTCACtgttcacagtgtgggaagagttttagtCGAAAGGATTCTCTCAAGCAacatcagcgcattcacactggagacaaACCGTTTCACtgttcacagtgtgggaagagttttactcaaAGCAGCACTCTTGTGCAACATCAACGTATTCACACTGGGGAGAAGCCGTATTACTGCTCCATGTGTGGAAATAATTTTTCTCGAATCAGCTCTTTTAATAAGCATTTATGCATGCACTGA